The nucleotide sequence ACTCGATCGGATCAAGGGAGGGCATGCCAAGACAGACGCCTTCCTTAGAGAGGTTCGTCCGCTTTTCGACGGTATCAGGAAGGTTGAGCCGACGCGGGAGCGCATTGCCCGGCTATCCTTCGATCGTCGCACGTCCCGATACCGATTCGTCATATCGCTTTGCAGTTTGCTCCATGACCGGCGGCTTCCCATCGATCGCATGGGAGGTCAGATCATGAGTGAGGTGGAGCGCACTCGGCTCAACTACCTTTTCGAAGGCTTTGTACGTTCGTTTTATCGTCAGGAGCTGCCGAGATCGAAAGGGTCCAGCTATTCGGTTTGGGAGGGCGGCCGAGAGGTCTCATGGGCAGTGAAGCCAGATAGCCCCCAAAGTGCCCTCATGCCTAGGATGATCACGGATGTCTGGATCGAGAGGGTACTGGATGACAGGCGGAGGCGCTTGTTCGTCATCGACGCAAAATTCTATCACGATGCCTTGGGAGGGAGCACGACCTTCCGGTCGCCTCATCTCTACCAGCTGTTCAGCTACCTTTGCAATGCCAAGTTAGAGCTTGGCAAAAATCTCGAAGACCTTCATGGCTGCCTTCTCTATCCGCTCAACGGTACGCCTTTGTGTGAGGATGTTGCCCTTGCTGTTGGGGACATGCATGTGAGGACGGTGGATCTCGATAACGAGTGGACGGATATCGCCGCCAATATGCTCGAGCTTTTCGACAGCATGGACGG is from Gordonibacter urolithinfaciens and encodes:
- a CDS encoding 5-methylcytosine restriction system specificity protein McrC: MCYALRCQDLLDSCPSDDDGEFEGVTELMSFLVARESFRLVESGLVRDYHEKSEELQTPRGRIEMAASFALCARKKLALACESDDYTADQDMNGMIAFTLDRIKGGHAKTDAFLREVRPLFDGIRKVEPTRERIARLSFDRRTSRYRFVISLCSLLHDRRLPIDRMGGQIMSEVERTRLNYLFEGFVRSFYRQELPRSKGSSYSVWEGGREVSWAVKPDSPQSALMPRMITDVWIERVLDDRRRRLFVIDAKFYHDALGGSTTFRSPHLYQLFSYLCNAKLELGKNLEDLHGCLLYPLNGTPLCEDVALAVGDMHVRTVDLDNEWTDIAANMLELFDSMDG